In the genome of Notamacropus eugenii isolate mMacEug1 chromosome 5, mMacEug1.pri_v2, whole genome shotgun sequence, one region contains:
- the TEX46 gene encoding testis-expressed protein 46 isoform X2 codes for MMDPSNSLWIVITWLLNYKPILLVVLVTLLLLSNWMVKQEVWPNRMKHETEYIENPKVSECATGSTILTAKEVDKMHACFAVQDKLMERLMFNEMKLKVLENQMFIVWNKMNRRKRSCQARIPSPAKHLRRRNGFSSASGFSSNSRGPC; via the exons ATGATGGATCCATCCAACTCCCTATGGATTGTCATCACTTGGCTGCTCAACTATAAGCCGATTCTGCTCGTGGTTCTGGTGACATTACTGCTGCTTAGCAACTGGATGGTCAAGCAGGAAGTCTGGCCAAACAGGATGAAGCATGAGACG GAATATATAGAAAATCCGAAGGTCTCCGAGTGTGCCACCGGCAGCACCATTCTCACAGCCAAGGAGGTCGACAAGATGCATGCCTGCTTTGCTGTTCAAGACAAGCTCATGGAGCGGCTCATGTTCAACGAGATGAAGCTGAAAGTGCTGGAGAACCAGATGTTCATTGTTTGGAATAAAATGAACCGCAGGAAGAGGTCCTGCCAGGCCCGGATTCCTTCGCCAGCCAAGCACCTCCGCAGACGGAATGGCTTCTCCTCTGCCTCGGGCTTCAGCTCCAATTCCCGTGGGCCTTGCTAA
- the TEX46 gene encoding testis-expressed protein 46 isoform X1 gives MMDPSNSLWIVITWLLNYKPILLVVLVTLLLLSNWMVKQEVWPNRMKHETERDQHRAVPCREQVQREQSPDITRRHQRPCYTGNEYIENPKVSECATGSTILTAKEVDKMHACFAVQDKLMERLMFNEMKLKVLENQMFIVWNKMNRRKRSCQARIPSPAKHLRRRNGFSSASGFSSNSRGPC, from the exons ATGATGGATCCATCCAACTCCCTATGGATTGTCATCACTTGGCTGCTCAACTATAAGCCGATTCTGCTCGTGGTTCTGGTGACATTACTGCTGCTTAGCAACTGGATGGTCAAGCAGGAAGTCTGGCCAAACAGGATGAAGCATGAGACG GAGCGGGATCAGCATAGAGCAGTGCCCTGCAGGGAGCAGGTCCAGAGAGAACAGAGCCCTGACATCACCAGAAGACACCAGCGGCCCTGCTACACTGGAAAT GAATATATAGAAAATCCGAAGGTCTCCGAGTGTGCCACCGGCAGCACCATTCTCACAGCCAAGGAGGTCGACAAGATGCATGCCTGCTTTGCTGTTCAAGACAAGCTCATGGAGCGGCTCATGTTCAACGAGATGAAGCTGAAAGTGCTGGAGAACCAGATGTTCATTGTTTGGAATAAAATGAACCGCAGGAAGAGGTCCTGCCAGGCCCGGATTCCTTCGCCAGCCAAGCACCTCCGCAGACGGAATGGCTTCTCCTCTGCCTCGGGCTTCAGCTCCAATTCCCGTGGGCCTTGCTAA